In Bacillus sp. FJAT-45037, the following are encoded in one genomic region:
- a CDS encoding flagellar protein, with protein MSVVKELFVTTRSFVEFVGQPIPEDEEAREEYLKKINEELAKREPLIAQVDRENLTESEKALGAELVKLNEKLTERLAIISSQIQDDLKKIKIKKQTGHKYEHPYEGPTADGVFFDKRGV; from the coding sequence ATGTCGGTTGTAAAAGAGTTGTTTGTAACGACACGATCCTTTGTGGAGTTTGTCGGACAACCTATACCAGAAGACGAAGAAGCGCGTGAGGAATACCTCAAAAAGATTAATGAGGAATTAGCGAAGCGGGAGCCGTTGATTGCACAAGTCGACCGCGAGAATCTAACTGAAAGTGAAAAAGCCCTAGGAGCAGAGCTCGTGAAGTTAAACGAGAAACTGACAGAAAGATTGGCTATTATCAGCTCTCAGATTCAAGACGACTTAAAGAAGATCAAGATCAAAAAGCAAACAGGACATAAATACGAACACCCTTACGAAGGACCGACAGCAGATGGCGTGTTTTTTGACAAACGTGGGGTGTAA
- the fliS gene encoding flagellar export chaperone FliS has product MATSMQSAYKQNAMKTASPGELTLMLYNGCLKFMKLTRAAIEEQDLEKRNVNSIKAQNIIRELMVTLKTDNEVGQNMMRMYDFILNRLMEANIKSDLTALAEAEELVTDFRDTWKQVIQIDRKARHGAGGKA; this is encoded by the coding sequence ATGGCAACAAGTATGCAATCGGCTTATAAGCAAAATGCGATGAAGACAGCTTCCCCGGGGGAGTTGACTTTGATGTTATATAACGGATGTTTAAAGTTTATGAAATTAACACGTGCGGCTATTGAAGAGCAAGACCTAGAGAAGCGTAACGTTAACTCAATAAAGGCTCAAAATATTATTCGTGAATTAATGGTCACATTAAAGACAGATAATGAAGTCGGCCAAAACATGATGAGAATGTATGACTTCATTTTAAACCGTCTGATGGAAGCGAATATTAAGAGTGATTTAACGGCGTTAGCGGAAGCGGAAGAGCTTGTGACTGATTTCCGTGATACGTGGAAGCAAGTGATCCAAATAGATCGAAAAGCTCGTCATGGCGCAGGCGGTAAGGCGTAA
- a CDS encoding flagellar protein FlaG, whose amino-acid sequence MEIIKSSPSQLPEWPKKENVAEEQKPTELIEKGIKNVQEERKHSHSKELLDHQVESMNELLQSGLTSLKFNVHEDLDRLFVQVVDLETDEVVKEFPPEKFLDMVASMLKHAGLIVDERI is encoded by the coding sequence ATGGAAATTATCAAATCTTCACCATCACAACTGCCAGAATGGCCTAAAAAAGAGAATGTCGCTGAGGAACAGAAACCTACTGAGCTCATTGAAAAAGGGATCAAAAATGTTCAAGAAGAACGGAAGCACTCCCATTCAAAAGAGTTACTAGATCATCAAGTTGAGAGTATGAACGAATTACTTCAATCGGGCTTAACATCATTGAAATTCAATGTGCATGAGGACTTAGATCGTTTGTTCGTTCAAGTTGTTGATCTAGAAACCGACGAAGTGGTCAAAGAATTTCCGCCTGAGAAATTCCTCGATATGGTTGCCTCAATGTTAAAGCATGCGGGTCTGATTGTTGATGAGCGAATTTAA
- a CDS encoding flagellar hook-associated protein 2, with product MRIGGLASGMDTEQMIKDLMKAERLPVDKMQQDRQIAEWKRDGYREVNTELLNFRSSITNTGIGRNATFFQKDVTSSNSNLVTATALGAAANTVSRVEVERLARPATWQATHEPTYETGTARTLSFKVTDPGKDTARDVSLSIGENDSIQTVIDKINRSSLGVTAMKGEIYNEDTKAYEERIVFTNRETGEGGQLEVLDDETKDFMATLGFTNPDFSMMKNEGQDAIFKVNGFQMKSTSNSATINNINFTFNNVTNGEEVMISARTDTDAIMDEILGFIEKYNELIDLVNGKLQDERHRDFRPLTDEQRRAMSDDEIERWEEKAQSGMLRNDSILSSGLNQLRRDLYTPVSNDSVTALNQLAKLGIVTTNNFRDGGKLVLDPLSTGPEGNRMSGEERLRKAIEEDPEGIYQLFMANGDSYEEKGIIRRVQESINNTISRSITDRAGREGRANHQYTIGREIAQIDNRITNFERRLQQVEDRYRSQFTMMEKAMQQANAQAESLFAQLYGGQ from the coding sequence ATGAGAATAGGTGGATTAGCATCTGGAATGGATACAGAACAGATGATCAAAGATCTGATGAAGGCAGAAAGACTTCCTGTTGATAAAATGCAACAAGATCGGCAAATTGCTGAGTGGAAAAGGGATGGATATCGTGAGGTTAATACTGAGCTATTAAATTTCCGGTCGTCTATTACGAATACAGGTATTGGACGTAACGCAACCTTTTTCCAAAAGGACGTTACTAGTTCTAATTCTAATTTAGTTACAGCAACTGCGTTAGGTGCTGCAGCTAATACTGTTTCAAGGGTAGAGGTAGAACGTTTAGCTCGTCCTGCAACTTGGCAAGCAACACATGAGCCGACTTACGAAACTGGTACAGCTCGTACCTTATCGTTTAAAGTAACAGATCCTGGTAAAGATACAGCTAGGGATGTGTCGCTGTCGATTGGTGAAAATGATTCAATCCAAACAGTGATTGACAAAATTAACCGGTCTTCTCTAGGTGTAACGGCCATGAAGGGTGAAATCTACAATGAAGACACAAAAGCATATGAAGAACGAATTGTCTTCACTAATCGAGAAACTGGTGAAGGTGGACAGTTGGAAGTTTTAGATGATGAAACAAAAGATTTTATGGCTACTTTAGGGTTTACTAACCCCGACTTTTCGATGATGAAAAATGAAGGTCAAGATGCTATTTTTAAAGTCAATGGTTTCCAAATGAAAAGTACATCAAATAGTGCAACGATAAATAACATTAATTTTACGTTTAACAATGTAACCAATGGTGAAGAAGTTATGATTAGTGCGAGGACTGACACTGATGCCATCATGGATGAAATCTTAGGGTTTATCGAAAAATATAATGAACTTATTGATCTCGTCAATGGAAAGCTACAAGATGAGCGTCATCGTGATTTTAGACCATTAACGGATGAACAACGAAGAGCAATGTCAGATGACGAAATAGAACGTTGGGAAGAGAAAGCACAAAGTGGGATGCTTCGTAACGATTCGATTCTATCTTCTGGTCTAAATCAATTAAGAAGGGACTTATACACACCTGTTTCTAATGATTCAGTCACTGCCCTAAATCAACTTGCAAAGTTAGGGATTGTTACGACGAATAATTTTAGGGATGGAGGAAAGCTTGTTTTAGATCCCTTATCAACTGGCCCAGAAGGCAATCGAATGTCAGGGGAAGAGCGTCTTCGCAAAGCTATAGAAGAAGATCCAGAAGGAATTTATCAATTATTTATGGCCAATGGAGATTCATACGAAGAAAAAGGTATTATCCGTCGTGTTCAAGAGAGTATTAATAATACGATTAGTAGAAGTATTACCGATCGTGCAGGTAGAGAAGGAAGAGCAAATCACCAATATACGATCGGAAGAGAAATTGCTCAAATAGATAATAGAATCACCAACTTCGAGCGTCGTCTCCAACAAGTCGAAGATCGCTACAGGAGTCAATTCACTATGATGGAGAAGGCAATGCAACAAGCCAATGCGCAAGCGGAATCCTTGTTTGCTCAACTTTATGGTGGACAGTAG
- a CDS encoding YjfB family protein, with product MDIALLSMALNQGQVQQQASMAIMKKAMGTAEQQGDALQKIMSSADLSAIQHATQPHLGGSIDLKL from the coding sequence ATGGATATTGCATTACTTTCAATGGCGCTTAATCAAGGACAAGTCCAGCAACAAGCATCGATGGCTATCATGAAAAAAGCGATGGGCACTGCCGAGCAACAAGGCGATGCGTTGCAAAAAATAATGAGTTCAGCTGACTTGAGCGCGATCCAACACGCCACTCAGCCTCATTTAGGCGGAAGCATTGATTTGAAACTATAA
- a CDS encoding flagellin N-terminal helical domain-containing protein has product MIIRHNATALMALGQFKQQSLLMNRSMERLSSGMRINRAADDAAGLAISEKMRAQFNGLNQAARNANDGISLIQTAEGALGESHSILQRMRELTVQAGNDTNTSAEREAISGELEQLRDELDRIGNTTEFNTRKLLDGSGSDGKVTLNLQIGANAGQSMRLEFNDMRATTLGLGEAGSLDIFSHEQTGETLERIDQALASVSSERSRYGAYQNRLGHTIANLENTSENIQAAESRIRDVDMAREIMEYTKRSILSQVALTIMAQANQQPQSVLQLLG; this is encoded by the coding sequence ATGATTATTCGTCATAATGCAACAGCATTGATGGCGCTCGGCCAGTTTAAGCAGCAGTCGCTTTTGATGAACCGTTCGATGGAGCGCCTTTCTTCTGGGATGCGTATTAACCGGGCTGCAGATGATGCGGCTGGTCTCGCCATTTCAGAGAAGATGCGCGCACAATTTAACGGTCTTAATCAAGCGGCGCGCAATGCGAACGATGGTATCTCTCTTATTCAAACGGCAGAAGGAGCTCTTGGTGAATCTCACTCAATTCTCCAGCGCATGCGAGAGCTAACTGTTCAGGCAGGGAATGATACGAATACATCCGCGGAAAGAGAAGCGATCTCCGGAGAGCTTGAGCAGCTTCGTGATGAGCTCGATCGCATTGGTAACACGACGGAGTTTAATACACGCAAGCTGCTTGATGGCTCGGGTTCAGATGGCAAGGTGACGCTTAATCTACAGATTGGCGCAAATGCTGGACAAAGCATGAGACTGGAATTCAATGATATGCGCGCAACAACCTTGGGACTAGGAGAAGCAGGAAGCCTGGACATTTTCAGTCATGAGCAGACGGGTGAAACGCTTGAACGGATTGATCAGGCGCTGGCTAGCGTTTCTTCAGAGCGGTCTCGTTACGGTGCGTATCAGAATAGACTAGGTCATACAATTGCCAATCTCGAAAACACTTCTGAGAACATTCAAGCGGCAGAGTCGCGCATTCGCGATGTTGATATGGCGCGCGAAATAATGGAGTACACGAAGCGTTCGATTCTTTCTCAAGTAGCGCTTACAATAATGGCGCAAGCAAATCAACAACCACAATCAGTACTACAATTACTTGGATAA
- a CDS encoding DUF2920 family protein, which produces MELNSGAESVTTRVSCYFQLYKGDRKSMSEQHSFNIKAHHNIYTGTTGRELRIDFSLPQDGVNTQTGLLIFVPGFGGSIDSKVYKKMRGIFADQYNMITIQCEYFGSEFMQMADNYSIRDEKILYNTFTDEELKHIKKDSSVLLNLLKNKKKILPVKAKIDETAELFNDMSYMQAIDIITAIEAVKIILIDNKLGFNPKRTIGYGHSQGAYLLHLCNVLVPNLFSYIIDNSAWLEPVYITRNRHLYHQIGYGTLDIEFEYLAKKIIKNKKDLNLNVLYDKYSGNTQILSFQGNNDNLVNHNNKQTLIEGLSNSLFILVTEKDIDDIKYKSNTHGLNADFLELFTYALEYELPTAKIPSILWGLTVCYSGVEITNNIKQGLPVFKFNFKQY; this is translated from the coding sequence ATGGAACTTAATTCAGGTGCCGAGTCTGTCACCACCCGAGTGAGTTGCTACTTTCAATTGTATAAAGGGGATAGAAAGTCAATGTCGGAACAGCATAGTTTTAATATTAAAGCTCATCACAATATATATACAGGAACAACTGGTAGAGAATTGAGAATTGATTTCTCTTTACCGCAAGATGGAGTGAATACACAAACAGGACTATTAATCTTTGTACCAGGTTTTGGTGGGAGTATTGATTCTAAAGTGTACAAAAAGATGAGAGGAATATTTGCAGATCAATACAACATGATAACTATTCAATGCGAATATTTCGGAAGTGAATTTATGCAAATGGCGGATAATTACTCAATTCGAGACGAGAAAATTCTATATAATACCTTTACAGATGAAGAGTTAAAACACATAAAAAAAGATTCATCTGTGCTATTAAATTTATTGAAAAACAAAAAAAAGATTCTGCCTGTAAAAGCAAAAATTGATGAAACGGCAGAGTTATTTAATGATATGAGTTACATGCAGGCAATAGATATTATTACTGCAATTGAGGCTGTTAAAATTATATTGATTGATAATAAGTTGGGATTTAACCCCAAAAGAACAATTGGTTACGGACATTCACAAGGGGCATATTTACTTCACTTATGTAATGTGTTAGTACCAAATCTATTCTCATATATTATTGATAATTCTGCTTGGTTAGAGCCAGTATATATAACAAGAAATAGGCATCTTTATCATCAAATTGGTTACGGTACTCTCGATATCGAGTTCGAATACCTAGCCAAAAAAATCATTAAAAATAAAAAAGACTTGAATCTAAATGTGTTGTATGATAAATATTCCGGAAACACTCAAATATTATCTTTTCAAGGTAATAATGATAATTTAGTGAATCATAATAATAAGCAAACTTTAATTGAAGGTTTATCCAATTCTCTATTTATTCTTGTAACTGAGAAGGATATAGACGACATAAAATATAAATCAAATACCCACGGTTTAAATGCAGATTTCCTAGAATTATTTACATACGCATTAGAGTATGAGTTACCCACCGCAAAAATTCCGTCAATTCTCTGGGGACTTACAGTTTGCTATAGTGGTGTAGAAATCACAAATAATATTAAGCAAGGTTTACCAGTATTTAAATTCAACTTCAAACAATATTAG
- the pseI gene encoding pseudaminic acid synthase, with amino-acid sequence MNSIKIENTIIGTNYSPFIIAEMSGNHNQSLEKALLIVEEAAKTGAHALKLQTYTADTLTLNIESEDFMIEDSESLWKGNSLYKLYEKAYTPWEWHEPIFNRCRELGMIPFSSPFDETAVDFLESLDVPMYKIASFENNHLPLIRKVAETGKPMIISTGMASIAELDETVRTAREAGCNDLILLKCTSTYPATPDNTNITTIPHMRELFNCQVGLSDHTLGTGVAIASVALGATVIEKHFTLSRADGGVDSAFSMEPAEMRSLVEESKSAWQALGEVKYGPTEKEIASLKFRRSIYVSNDIKKGETFTKDNLRIVRPGYGLEPKYFEMLLGKNAKSDLKKGTPVNWNSI; translated from the coding sequence ATGAATAGCATTAAAATAGAAAATACAATTATAGGAACTAATTATTCTCCTTTTATTATTGCAGAAATGTCTGGGAATCATAATCAATCTTTAGAAAAAGCATTACTAATTGTAGAAGAAGCAGCAAAGACTGGTGCACATGCATTAAAGTTACAAACCTATACAGCTGATACTTTAACTTTAAATATTGAAAGCGAAGATTTTATGATTGAAGATTCAGAGAGCTTATGGAAGGGTAATTCTCTATATAAACTTTACGAAAAGGCTTATACACCTTGGGAATGGCATGAACCCATTTTTAATAGATGCCGTGAACTTGGTATGATTCCATTTAGTTCGCCTTTTGACGAAACGGCTGTGGATTTCTTAGAATCATTAGATGTTCCTATGTATAAGATTGCTTCCTTCGAAAATAATCATCTTCCGTTAATTAGGAAAGTAGCGGAGACAGGTAAGCCAATGATTATATCAACAGGAATGGCATCTATTGCAGAATTAGATGAAACCGTTAGAACAGCAAGAGAAGCAGGGTGTAATGACCTTATATTGCTTAAGTGTACAAGCACCTATCCGGCAACTCCAGATAATACAAACATCACAACGATACCCCATATGCGAGAGCTATTTAACTGCCAGGTTGGATTATCTGATCATACGTTGGGAACTGGTGTAGCGATAGCAAGTGTAGCTTTAGGTGCAACAGTTATTGAAAAGCATTTTACTCTTTCTAGAGCTGATGGTGGTGTAGATTCGGCATTTTCAATGGAACCAGCTGAAATGAGAAGTTTAGTGGAAGAATCAAAAAGCGCATGGCAAGCACTTGGTGAAGTAAAGTATGGACCAACAGAAAAAGAAATAGCATCGTTGAAGTTTAGAAGATCTATTTATGTTTCAAATGATATAAAAAAAGGTGAAACCTTTACTAAAGATAATTTGAGAATTGTTAGGCCGGGATATGGGTTGGAGCCGAAGTATTTTGAGATGTTGTTGGGAAAGAATGCAAAAAGTGATCTTAAAAAAGGTACTCCAGTAAACTGGAATAGTATTTAG
- a CDS encoding formyltransferase family protein has translation MKCYNLTVVSDKNSWINDYIPRLHKEFIDCGQKVKWVHDVSEINNGDIAFYLSCEQLVPNTILDKNKHNIVVHGSKLPKGKGWSPMTWQIIEGENEITMSLFEAIERVDSGKIYLQEVINFDGSELIDELREIQGKSTIDLCIKFIKEYPEIIDLGIDQSGDSSFYPKRRPQDSELDISQSIGDQFNLLRVVDNKKYPAFFKHKGETYVLKIEKRK, from the coding sequence ATGAAGTGTTATAACCTAACAGTTGTTTCGGATAAGAATAGCTGGATAAACGATTATATACCTAGATTACATAAGGAATTTATTGATTGTGGACAAAAAGTGAAGTGGGTTCATGATGTATCAGAAATTAACAATGGAGATATAGCATTTTATTTAAGTTGTGAGCAATTAGTCCCGAATACAATATTAGATAAAAATAAACATAACATTGTTGTCCATGGTAGCAAGCTTCCGAAGGGAAAAGGGTGGTCACCTATGACTTGGCAAATAATTGAAGGTGAAAATGAAATCACAATGAGTTTATTTGAGGCAATAGAGAGAGTAGACAGTGGTAAAATTTATTTACAAGAAGTAATTAATTTTGATGGTAGTGAATTAATAGATGAATTAAGAGAAATACAAGGTAAATCGACTATAGACTTGTGTATAAAATTTATTAAAGAATATCCTGAGATAATAGATCTAGGAATTGACCAGTCAGGGGACTCTTCTTTTTACCCAAAGAGAAGACCACAAGACAGTGAATTAGATATTTCTCAATCGATTGGTGATCAATTTAATCTACTGAGAGTGGTCGATAACAAAAAATATCCTGCATTTTTTAAACATAAAGGTGAAACCTACGTATTAAAAATCGAAAAAAGAAAATAG
- the pseG gene encoding UDP-2,4-diacetamido-2,4,6-trideoxy-beta-L-altropyranose hydrolase, with protein MKTAVIRVDASVEIGTGHVMRCLTLAEDLRSCYDITFITSDYSGHLAEFIQSKGFNVMMLNKSSTKSGKQDELQHSHWLGGSQEVDAKETLRTMKNINRVDLLVVDHYALDYRWETIIKDKVKKIFVIDDLADRKHECDVLLDQNYYLHIENRYNDLVDENCKLLLGPKYALLRNEFIEARKKHSFRGGQVNNTLVFFGGSDPSNETIKVLNAIDLLRRRDINLDVVVGTSNPNIYEIKELVDRIPHANYHYQVSNMAELMLKADLFIGAGGSTTWERCCLGLASVVINIAKNQVAISEAVAATGSIINLGYHNEITEIDIMETFDSLINNPKRVLRMSKSCKKLTDEKGIERVRRALNEVL; from the coding sequence ATGAAAACTGCTGTTATAAGAGTTGACGCTTCAGTTGAAATCGGAACTGGGCATGTTATGCGTTGTCTTACTTTAGCAGAAGACTTGAGAAGCTGTTATGATATAACATTTATCACAAGTGATTATAGTGGACATTTAGCTGAATTTATTCAATCAAAGGGTTTTAATGTAATGATGTTAAATAAGTCCTCAACAAAGAGTGGTAAACAAGACGAGCTTCAGCATAGTCATTGGCTGGGAGGATCGCAAGAAGTGGATGCTAAAGAGACATTACGTACTATGAAAAATATAAATAGAGTTGATCTTTTGGTTGTTGATCATTATGCTTTAGACTATCGTTGGGAGACGATTATAAAAGACAAAGTAAAGAAAATCTTTGTCATCGATGATTTAGCTGATCGAAAGCATGAATGCGATGTATTATTAGATCAAAACTATTACTTGCACATAGAGAACAGATATAATGATCTAGTAGATGAAAATTGCAAACTACTCCTTGGTCCTAAATATGCATTGCTCCGAAATGAATTCATAGAAGCTAGGAAAAAGCATAGCTTTCGTGGTGGACAAGTTAACAATACATTGGTTTTCTTTGGTGGTAGTGATCCATCTAATGAAACAATTAAAGTTTTAAATGCTATAGACTTATTAAGGAGAAGAGATATTAATTTAGACGTTGTAGTAGGAACTTCCAATCCGAATATTTACGAAATCAAAGAACTAGTAGATAGAATTCCTCATGCGAATTATCACTATCAAGTTTCAAATATGGCTGAATTGATGTTAAAAGCCGACCTATTTATTGGTGCAGGCGGAAGTACCACTTGGGAACGCTGTTGTCTAGGATTGGCATCAGTAGTTATAAATATAGCAAAAAATCAAGTTGCAATTAGTGAAGCTGTTGCAGCAACAGGTTCTATCATTAACTTAGGATATCACAATGAAATTACTGAAATAGATATTATGGAGACATTTGATTCATTAATTAATAACCCAAAACGAGTCCTTCGAATGTCAAAAAGTTGTAAAAAATTAACTGATGAAAAAGGGATTGAGAGAGTCAGGAGGGCTTTAAATGAAGTGTTATAA
- a CDS encoding cytidylyltransferase domain-containing protein, producing MKVVAIIQARMGSTRLPGKVLKKINNIPLLEYQMERLKRSTNIDQLVIATTKKESDDPIVGFCNSFGLSYFRGSEEDVLSRYYEAAKYFAAEVVVRITSDCPIIDPNVVDGVIAAYKNNKYDYVSNTLKRSYPRGMDTEVFAIDVLEKAYKDADKPFEREHVTPYIYLNPETFKLYNLEYISDQSSHRWTVDTKEDFILIKKILENFKFLDNDFSMEDTLSYINKNPELKEINADIEQKKLDDKL from the coding sequence ATGAAGGTTGTCGCAATTATACAAGCTAGGATGGGATCGACTAGGTTACCAGGAAAAGTCTTAAAAAAAATAAACAATATACCTTTGTTAGAGTATCAGATGGAGCGCTTAAAACGATCTACAAACATTGACCAGCTAGTAATAGCAACAACAAAAAAAGAATCGGATGACCCTATTGTTGGGTTTTGCAATAGCTTTGGGCTGTCTTATTTTAGAGGTTCTGAAGAAGATGTCCTTTCGAGGTATTATGAAGCGGCGAAATATTTTGCCGCTGAAGTCGTTGTTCGGATAACGTCGGATTGTCCTATTATTGATCCCAATGTAGTAGATGGTGTGATTGCAGCCTATAAAAATAATAAATATGATTATGTTTCGAATACATTAAAGAGATCTTACCCAAGAGGGATGGATACTGAAGTTTTTGCAATTGATGTATTAGAAAAGGCGTATAAAGATGCTGACAAGCCATTTGAAAGAGAGCACGTTACCCCCTATATTTATTTAAATCCTGAAACATTTAAGTTATATAACTTGGAATACATATCTGATCAAAGTTCGCATCGATGGACCGTTGATACAAAAGAAGACTTTATACTAATTAAAAAGATTCTTGAAAATTTTAAGTTTCTAGATAATGACTTTAGCATGGAAGATACACTATCTTATATAAATAAGAATCCTGAGCTTAAAGAAATAAATGCAGATATTGAACAAAAAAAGTTAGATGATAAATTATGA
- the pseC gene encoding UDP-4-amino-4,6-dideoxy-N-acetyl-beta-L-altrosamine transaminase — translation MSLNNEKETKPVRDSYLPYGKQWIDDTDIQAVVDILKSDYLTTGPVVKKFEELFASYVGAKYAVSFSNGTAALHGACFVADIGAGDEVITTPMTFAASANCVLYQDAKPVFADVCEQTYNIDPVKVKELINEKTKAIIPVDFTGQPANLDEINKIAKAHNLIVIEDAAHAVGATYKGNKVGTVSDMTMFSFHPVKHITTGEGGMITTNNKEYYEKLLQFRSHGITRDQDKLIEHHGPWYYEMQFLGYNYRMTDIQAALGINQLEKLDKFVELRRKYVSLYNEAFSKLEQIKIPYQAPEVDSSWHLYIISLNLEKLSVSRKEVFEALQNENIGVNVHYIPVYYHPYYQQLGYEKGLCPKVEALYEKIISLPLFPKMSEEDVNDVIEVVKKVLSLYSK, via the coding sequence ATGAGCTTAAATAATGAAAAGGAAACGAAACCTGTTCGTGATTCCTACCTCCCCTATGGTAAACAGTGGATAGATGACACAGATATACAAGCAGTTGTTGATATTTTAAAGAGTGATTATTTAACAACAGGACCCGTTGTTAAAAAGTTTGAAGAGTTATTTGCGAGTTATGTGGGGGCAAAATATGCCGTTTCTTTTTCAAACGGGACCGCTGCTTTACATGGAGCTTGCTTTGTAGCAGACATTGGTGCTGGAGATGAAGTTATTACTACACCAATGACTTTTGCTGCTAGTGCAAATTGTGTATTATACCAAGATGCGAAGCCAGTTTTTGCTGATGTATGTGAACAAACGTATAACATAGATCCTGTGAAAGTAAAAGAACTTATAAATGAGAAAACTAAAGCGATTATACCTGTTGATTTCACCGGTCAACCAGCAAATTTAGATGAAATTAATAAGATTGCAAAGGCCCATAACCTCATCGTTATAGAAGATGCTGCGCATGCGGTGGGAGCAACGTATAAAGGTAACAAAGTAGGAACTGTGAGTGATATGACAATGTTTAGCTTCCATCCTGTTAAGCATATTACGACGGGAGAAGGCGGCATGATTACCACAAATAATAAAGAGTACTATGAGAAATTACTACAATTTCGCTCTCATGGAATTACTCGTGATCAAGATAAATTAATTGAACATCATGGTCCATGGTACTACGAGATGCAGTTTTTAGGCTATAACTATCGAATGACAGACATTCAAGCAGCACTTGGAATTAACCAGTTGGAAAAGCTAGATAAGTTTGTGGAGTTAAGAAGAAAGTACGTTTCATTATACAATGAGGCTTTTTCTAAGTTAGAACAAATAAAAATACCGTATCAAGCACCTGAAGTCGATTCTAGTTGGCACCTATATATTATTAGTCTCAATCTGGAGAAATTGAGTGTTAGTCGAAAAGAAGTTTTTGAAGCTCTACAGAATGAGAATATTGGAGTGAATGTACATTATATACCTGTATATTATCATCCTTATTATCAACAATTAGGATATGAAAAAGGGTTATGTCCCAAAGTAGAGGCTTTATATGAAAAAATTATATCGTTACCGTTATTCCCTAAGATGAGTGAAGAAGATGTTAATGATGTTATAGAGGTAGTAAAAAAAGTCCTCTCATTATATTCAAAATAG